The [Clostridium] colinum genome includes the window GTGGAGGTATAGTAAATGAATATGATGCAAAATCTATTGCTAGGCACGAAATACATTGTAATTTAGATGATATAGTAAAAGCAACCTCTTTTTTGTTAAAGCCAAATGGTAAGTTTTATATGGTACATAGGCCTAGTAGGCTTTGTGATATAATTTGCACTTTAAGAAAATATAATTTAGAGCCTAAAACAATTAGATTAATTCAACCTTATCAAGATAAAGAACCTAATATGGTTTTAATAGAAAGTGTTAAAAATGGAAAAGCTTTGCTTAAAGTTTTACCAAATCTTATAGTGTATAACAAAAATAGAGAATATACAGATGAAATAAATAGAATATATTATAATTAAAGGAGTTAAAAATGTCAGGTAAATTATATGTTTGTGCGACACCAATAGGTAATTTAAAAGATATTACTTTAAGATGTTTAGAAACTTTAAAAGAAGTAGATTTGATAGCCTCTGAAGATACAAGACATACTATTAAATTGTTAAATCATTATGAAATAAAAACTCCTTTAGAAAGCTATCACGAACATAATAAAGAAACAAAGGGTAAAAAACTTATTAATTTATTATTAGATAATAAAAATATAGCTTTAGTAAGTGATGCAGGTATGCCAGGTATATGTGACCCTGGAGAAGATTTAATAAGATTATGTTATGAAAATAATATAGAGATTACTGTTTTACCAGGGGCTACAGCTTCTATTACAGCTTTAATTTTATCTGGACTAAAAACTAGAAGTTACTGCTTTGAAGGATTTTTACCATCTAATAAAAAAGTAAGAAAAGAAGTTATGCAAAAAATAGAAAATGATACTAGAACTTATATATTATATGAAGCACCGCATCATCTTTTAACTACTTTAAAAGAACTTTATGAACATATTGGAGAACGAAATATATCTATAGTAAAAGAGCTAACTAAAAAGCACGAAAAAGTTTTAAAAGCTACCTTGTCCGAGGCTATAAATTATTTTGAAAATAATATACCTAAAGGGGAATATGTTATTGTTTTGGAAGGGGCTAGTGAGGAAAGTATATTAAATAAACAAAAACAACAAATAAATAATATATCTATTGATGAACAAGTGGAACAATATGTAAAAGAAGGCATAGATATTAAAGAAGCTATGAAAAAAGTTGCAAAAGATAGAGGTATATCTAAAAGAGAGGTTTATAATCAAGTAAAAATAAAAAAGAATTTTGATATATAAAATAAAATTATGTAAAAATAAATAGAAAAATAAATAGTATTGTGTTATAATTATAAATAATGCTAACTTGGAGGATACGTTGATGAAGAAATTAAATTTTTTTGCATTTATAATTATAATTATTAGTATAATAGCAATACCTGTAACGTCTATAGGAAATGTTAATGACGATATAAAGGAAAGTGAAAGTAAATATTATAGTAATATCAATAAAAATGAGTTAAAATACGAGTTTAAAAAATTAGAAAAATATGATACTTCACTTATATATAAGATTAAATATCCTGTATTTAATAATGATACTATTAATCAAGAAATATATAAACATATCGAATATTTAGCTGATAGTTTTAAAGAAGATTTTTCTAATTATGAGGCTATTTATAATGAAGATAAGATGAATTTTAAATTAGATACAGAAATTAGTATTTTTAATAATAAAATTTTATTTGTAAAATTTATTATAGAAAGAAATTATAATACATATCCTAATCCAATTAAATTTTATGAAACATATGCTATAAATATAGAAGAAAATAAAGAAATACAAATACCAAGTTTATTTAATAATGGTTATGAAGATTTATTTTTTATGAATGTAAAACAATATTTTTTAAATACTTATGGTATTAATATAACTAAACAAAGTGAAAATTATAATGATATAAAACCAGATAAAAATAACTATAAAAAAGTATTTTTTAATGATAAATCGGTAGAAATATTTTTTTATGACTATAAAAAACAAGAAGAAATATTATTGAAAATACCAATTGATAAAGTTTTACCTTATATAAAAAAATATTATTTAGAACAAGAGACTGTTACAACAACAAAAGAAACTACTTTAACATCAACAACAGAAACAACAACAGAAACAACTACAATCTCTATAAAATCAACAACAACTACTACTGTAAAAGATATAAAAACAGGAAATAAAAGCATTAATAAAAGAAAAATAGATAAAAATAAACCAATGGTAGCATTAACTTTTGATGATGGACCTAATGGTGCTACTACAACTAGAATATTAGATATATTAGAAAAAAATAATTCTGTTGCCACTTTTTTTATTGTATCTAGAAGAATAGATAAAGATGCTGATATTTTAAAAAGAATGGTTAATTTAGGCTGTCAAATAGGAAATCATACAGCAAATCATAAAGACTTAACTAAAC containing:
- the rsmI gene encoding 16S rRNA (cytidine(1402)-2'-O)-methyltransferase, coding for MSGKLYVCATPIGNLKDITLRCLETLKEVDLIASEDTRHTIKLLNHYEIKTPLESYHEHNKETKGKKLINLLLDNKNIALVSDAGMPGICDPGEDLIRLCYENNIEITVLPGATASITALILSGLKTRSYCFEGFLPSNKKVRKEVMQKIENDTRTYILYEAPHHLLTTLKELYEHIGERNISIVKELTKKHEKVLKATLSEAINYFENNIPKGEYVIVLEGASEESILNKQKQQINNISIDEQVEQYVKEGIDIKEAMKKVAKDRGISKREVYNQVKIKKNFDI
- a CDS encoding polysaccharide deacetylase family protein, which translates into the protein MKKLNFFAFIIIIISIIAIPVTSIGNVNDDIKESESKYYSNINKNELKYEFKKLEKYDTSLIYKIKYPVFNNDTINQEIYKHIEYLADSFKEDFSNYEAIYNEDKMNFKLDTEISIFNNKILFVKFIIERNYNTYPNPIKFYETYAINIEENKEIQIPSLFNNGYEDLFFMNVKQYFLNTYGINITKQSENYNDIKPDKNNYKKVFFNDKSVEIFFYDYKKQEEILLKIPIDKVLPYIKKYYLEQETVTTTKETTLTSTTETTTETTTISIKSTTTTTVKDIKTGNKSINKRKIDKNKPMVALTFDDGPNGATTTRILDILEKNNSVATFFIVSRRIDKDADILKRMVNLGCQIGNHTANHKDLTKLSTEQVKSEVDIVNNKLKNIIGKEASMVRVPYGAANSNVKKTVNYPLIMWNIDTKDWQTKNAKSIEKAILNNVKDGDIILMHDLYTSTADACEVVIPQLVKQGFQLVTVEELLYYKEIEVKEGLTYFNARTKK